The Deltaproteobacteria bacterium genome contains a region encoding:
- a CDS encoding putative addiction module antidote protein, protein MAMKTTRWDSAEYLKTDEDIQLYLEACIEEAGDDPAFIVHALGVIARAKNMSQLARDTGLTREGLYKALSPEGNPTFITV, encoded by the coding sequence ATGGCCATGAAGACAACTCGTTGGGATTCGGCGGAGTACCTCAAAACCGACGAGGATATTCAACTCTACCTGGAGGCATGTATCGAGGAAGCTGGCGACGATCCTGCTTTTATCGTTCATGCGTTAGGGGTCATTGCGCGCGCCAAGAACATGAGCCAACTGGCGCGAGACACCGGATTGACTCGGGAAGGCTTATACAAGGCCCTTTCTCCGGAAGGAAATCCTACATTTATTACCGTGG